The region AGCACGTACACTATCTGGTGGTGAGGCTCAACGAATTCGTTTAGCAACGCAGATTGGTTCGAATTTGTCTGGTGTACTTTATATTTTAGATGAACCTTCAATTGGGTTACATCAGCGTGATAATGATCGTCTAATTAGTTCCCTCAAAAAAATGCGTGATTTGGGGAATACATTAGTAATTGTTGAGCATGATGAAGATACCATGTTGGCATCTGATTATTTAATTGATATTGGGCCTGGTGCTGGTGAAAATGGGGGTCAAGTAATGGCTGCGGGAACTCCAAAGCAGGTTATGCGGTCAACAAAATCATTAACGGGACAGTATTTAGCTGGCAAGAAGTTTATACCGTTTAGTCCTGATAGGCGGAGTGGCAATGGTAAAAAAATAAGATTGACTGGTGCTAGTGAAAATAACTTAAAGAACGTAAGTGTTGATTTCCCACTGGGCGAATTCATTGCAGTTACTGGAGTGTCTGGGTCAGGTAAGTCTACTTTAGTAAATATGGTATTAAAAAGGGCTTTAGCTCAAAAACTTAACAATAATTCTGAAAAACCTGGCAAGTTTAAAAAAATTACTGGTGTTGAAAATATTGAGAAAGTTATCAATATTGATCAAACTCCGATTGGTAGAACGCCTCGAAGCAATCCTGCGACATATACCAGTGTTTTTGACGATATAAGAGGTCTTTTTGCACAAACGAATGAGGCAAAATTAAGGGGATACACTAAGGGTCGCTTTAGTTTCAACGTAAAAGGTGGACGATGTGAGGCCTGTAAAGGTGATGGAATCCTTAAGATCGAGATGAACTTTTTACCAGATGTTTACGTGCCTTGCGAAGTCTGTCATGGGCAGCGCTATAACTCTGAGACCCTCGAGGTTAAGTATAAGGGGAAGAACATTGCTGAAGTACTGAATATGACAGTTGAAGAAGCAGCCAAGTATTTTGAAGCAATTCCGAAGATCGCCCGTAAGTTACAAACTATTATTGATGTCGGTTTAGGATACGTTCATTTGGGACAATCGGCTACAACTTTATCTGGTGGGGAAGCTCAACGAATGAAGTTAGCTGCCGAGTTGCATAAGAAAGCCAATGGACGCAATTTCTATATTCTTGATGAACCGACTACTGGACTGCATACCGATGATATTAAACGCTTATTGGATGTACTACAACGATTGGTTGATAATGGAAATACCGTATTAGTAATTGAACATAACCTGGACGTGATTAAAACGGCAGACCATTTAATCGATCTCGGACCTGAGGGAGGAGCTGGTGGCGGTGAAATTATTGCGACCGGGACTCCTGAAGATATCGCTAAGGCTTCCAACAGTTACACGGGACAGTATCTTAAACCAATTTTGGAGAGAGATTTAAACCGTATGAAAAAAATTAAATAAAATAATTATTGAAATGAACGCTTATAGATTATATTAAAAATCTTGGGGGTTCATTTTATTTTAAATGGTTTTAAAATTTTGAAAAGAAAAAAGAAACACCCGGGTGTGATATAATATGGAAAGGATTTACGAGGGGGAAATGAAATGGCAAAAAATTTACAGTTGGTAATCGTGACTGGAATGAGTGGTGCTGGAAAAACAGTAACCATGCAGAGCTTTGAAGATCTTGGATACTTTGTAGTTGATAACATGCCGCCAGCCTTACTACCGAAGTTTTTTGAATTGATAACCGAGGCTGGAAATATTGAAAAAGTGGCCCTAGTTGTAGATTTAAGGTCCCGTACGTTTTATGACCAACTCCTTTCAATGCTTACTGGCGATCGTCGTTTCGGGCAGGATGTCGATACAGAAATCCTATTCCTTGATGCTTCTGATGAAGAATTGATTGCTCGTTATAAAGAAACAAGGCGTGCTCATCCGTTGGCAATGGACGGACGAATCGCAGACGGTGTTCGAAAAGAACGTGAATTATTAGCGCCTCTAAAAACCGATTCACAATTTATTATTGATACGACAAAGATGACACCACGCGAATTACGTGAAAAAATTTTTGCTCATTTCTCAGATAATAAAACTGCTAAGTTTCATGTAGAAATTTTATCTTTCGGTTATAAGTATGGGCTTCCAATTGATGCTGATATTGTAATGGACGTAAGATTTTTGCCAAATCCTTACTATATTCCTGAGTTAAGAAATCATACTGGAATGGATAAAGATGTTTATGATTACGTAATGAATCAGCCAGCAACTGCCAAGTTTTATGAACATTTTATTGCATTACTCAAAGAGACACTTCCTGGATACGAAAAAGAAGGGAAATCTAATTTAACGATTGCAATTGGTTGTACAGGTGGACAACATCGTTCGGTAGCAATTGCCGAAAGGCTAGGCAGTGATTTGAAGGATATATATCCTACTCATGTTCAACACAGGGATGCGTTGAAGCGAAAGGAAACGGTAAACCGCTCATGATAATGGGGAAGAGGCCGAAAATAGTTGTAATTGGTGGAGGTACTGGGTTGCCAGTCGTCCTTAATGGATTACACAAGAAAAATGCTGACATAACAGCCATCGTGACCGTTGCAGATGACGGGGGTTCGTCTGGAATCATTCGAGATTATGTGAACGTTGTTCCGCCAGGGGATATTCGAAACGTAATGGTTGCATTGTCAGATTCTTCGAGTACCTTTAAAGATATTTTTCAATATCGGTTTAATAGTAATGACAGTTTTCTATCAGGTCATGCGATTGGAAATCTTATCATTGCTGCGCTATCAGAAATGAAGGGTGGCATTGGTGCTGCTATTCAAGAATTGTCAGAAATGATGGAAGTTAAGGGAAATGTTTTTCCTGCAAGCGATGAGCCACTTGTATTGCATGCCGAGTTCACAGATGGGACGCAACTTGCTGGTGAAGCGGAAATCACAGCTGCACATAAGACAATTCAGCGTATTTGGGTTGAAACCAATCCGTGGAGTGAAGTAAAGAAACCTAAAGCCATCAAAGGTGCTGTTCAAGCAATTTTAGAGGCCGATCAAATTATTTTAGGACCAGGTAGTTTATATACTAGTATTTTACCTAATTTGATGATTGACGATATTGGTCAAGCTGTTTTGAAAACTAATGCTGAGATTGTATATATCTGTAATATTATGACTCAAAAAGGTGAAACAATTGGATTTTCAGATGCTGATCATGTTCGCACCTTGAATAGACATTTGGGGAAAAATTTTGTTGATACTGTCCTTGTTAATACGAAAATTGTACCAGAAGATTATATGGATTTTCATCGTTATGACGAAGTTTCTAAACAAGTCACACATGATTTTAATGGCTTGCGCAAAATGGGATGTCGAGTTATTTCCGAGGACTTTTTGTTGTTAAGAGATGGTGGGGCCTTCCATAATGGAACACAAGTAGTAGAAGAATTGATGAATATTTGTAGTAATCCAAAGCGAAAATAAAAGGGAGGTGAGCGATTTGTCATATGCTAGTGAAGTAAAAAAGGAATTAACTGGTCTAGAAGTTCATAAGGGGAATGCTAAGGCTGAGCTAATGGCGTTAATCCGCATGAATGGATCGATTGGGATTTCAAATCGAGATTTAA is a window of Pediococcus claussenii ATCC BAA-344 DNA encoding:
- the rapZ gene encoding RNase adapter RapZ, whose protein sequence is MAKNLQLVIVTGMSGAGKTVTMQSFEDLGYFVVDNMPPALLPKFFELITEAGNIEKVALVVDLRSRTFYDQLLSMLTGDRRFGQDVDTEILFLDASDEELIARYKETRRAHPLAMDGRIADGVRKERELLAPLKTDSQFIIDTTKMTPRELREKIFAHFSDNKTAKFHVEILSFGYKYGLPIDADIVMDVRFLPNPYYIPELRNHTGMDKDVYDYVMNQPATAKFYEHFIALLKETLPGYEKEGKSNLTIAIGCTGGQHRSVAIAERLGSDLKDIYPTHVQHRDALKRKETVNRS
- a CDS encoding uridine diphosphate-N-acetylglucosamine-binding protein YvcK, which encodes MIMGKRPKIVVIGGGTGLPVVLNGLHKKNADITAIVTVADDGGSSGIIRDYVNVVPPGDIRNVMVALSDSSSTFKDIFQYRFNSNDSFLSGHAIGNLIIAALSEMKGGIGAAIQELSEMMEVKGNVFPASDEPLVLHAEFTDGTQLAGEAEITAAHKTIQRIWVETNPWSEVKKPKAIKGAVQAILEADQIILGPGSLYTSILPNLMIDDIGQAVLKTNAEIVYICNIMTQKGETIGFSDADHVRTLNRHLGKNFVDTVLVNTKIVPEDYMDFHRYDEVSKQVTHDFNGLRKMGCRVISEDFLLLRDGGAFHNGTQVVEELMNICSNPKRK